Below is a window of Flavobacterium sp. CFS9 DNA.
ACTTTTTGCCCTCCGGTTTCGTCCGTTTTTCTATATTTTACCTTGCATTCGTACCAAGTTGCGCTCATCTTTATTATTTTTTTAAGGATGCCAAAGATAGATTTTACCGAAAAAAAATCTCCTAAAATTATGAAATAGATATTCACAATTTTAGAAGATTTAAGGTAAGTTTTTGATTTTTAAGACTTAATGTTAAAAGTTGGAATTGATTCGAATTGTCGCTTTTACTAAAGCTAATCCTTCAACATTTTCAAGAAGAATATCCTTCGATTCATAACGGCTGTTTTCGCTAACCAGTTTAATCCAATCTTCTCCTTTGTCAGATTTTTGTACCCATCGGATCAGGAGAAATTCTTCCGGTTCATCAGTTACTACAGAAATCAAATACATTTCTCCCCAAATAATATGTTCGATCCTGCGGCTCATTTTTTTATAAATGATAAGGTCACCGCTCTTTAAAAAAGGATACATGCGATCTCCACTTACATAAATAGCGCCATCGCATTTGGGTAAGTTGGGAACCGAGACGTAGTCAATTGGTTTTTCTTCCGATTCTTTAAATAAGGAAACTGCCCCGTCAGCATTCTCAACATCATAAACCGGTACAAATTGCTTCTTCAGTGTTTTTGTGGTCGTGACTTCGTAAATAGTAGAAGGTTCCTCAATCTGACTCATTTTAATTCCCCATTCGTACTCAAAAAAGGCCGCATTTTCAAGCATATGCCCTTTTCCTGTCAGAAGCCATTCCGGATTAATTTCAGGATAAATGCGAAGTATCTGCTCTATTTTTGATGCACCAACATCTTTAACCTTATCCAAAAAGCCGTTAGAAAGACCCGTTTCGATATAAAATTTTCTTCTATTAATTCCTTTATAGTCAATAATTTGTAAGATTCTGTTTACGATCATTGCAATTATTTTTAGATTATAACATATTTTTATTGCTTTTTATAGGATAAAATCTATATATTTGTAAGTAAAAAAGCACAAAAATGATGTTTTGAACAAACGTACGAAAAAAAAGATAAAATACACTACTAAAGGGTAAGGTCGTCAAAATTTTAGAAGAAAAATAAAACTAGTATGATCAGGCGTTCTTTAAGTTATAAAATGAAAGTAAAAGACAGATCGATCGATGAGGTTTAACATAAAAAGAATACAAGATGAATTATATACTCCGAATAGACCCGAAAAACCCATATAAGGAACGATTAGAAAAAGCTATTGTAAACCTGCTTCCTTTCGTTGACGCAGAAGCCGTTTATCTGTCTTTTAATAAAAGCAATAAAGTAACAGTCATCACTTTTATTCTGAAAAAAGAGACTGATGAGGAGGAAGAGGTTTTGGAGGAAATACAGGACAAAGTTACAAGTACCTATCCAGAATTTATTTTTAGATTTATGGATTCTGACTGTGCTAAAAAGGGCTTTAAAAATGGGAAACCTTACTTTGTTCAGCATTGTACGTTAAAAGAGTTAATTTATTTTGAACCGGGAGCTAAAGTTTTTTACCCTCGTGAAGATACCTCTAAAAAGCTGCTTAAAAAAGCAAAAAAGAGGTTTTCTCTTGATATGGAAGCCGCAGTGGTATCTTTTAGAAATGTATCTGTTTACAGCGGAAAAAATAAAAATGAAGAAGCCGTATTTGCCTTGTATCAGACCCTGCGATACATTTATATCTGTGCCTCAGAATTTTTCACTGCTGTATTTATTAGTAATACCTGCTTGTTTCAACAATATGACTATATCATCAAATATGCGCCTTCATTTAAAAAAGTATTGAATAAGAATACAGCGCTTCATAATGAGATAGTTGAGATGCTTAATAAAGCCTACTCCTGTGCCATGAAAAACGAAGAGATGGGGGATATAGATCCGGAGCTGCTGATTAAGGCAAAAATAAAAGTTGAGTTGATGCAGAAAGAATTGAACAGATTGTTTTTGGAGTATAAAACATTTTGTAAGGAAAAGATGCGAAAATTGTGTAGGCAAGAATGCACCGGAAAGTACATTTTCAACGAAAAGATTCCATCTAACTATTTTGTAGACGATGCTTTGAAAAGTATTAATGATTTGATGATTGTTAATTCAAATATAAGATGTGTCTACTGTTTTGGTTATATCATACTTCACGATCAGGAAAATAAGTCCAAAAATTACTCTGCTAAACTTCCCGGGTATCATTTTTATTTGCTTATTATCAATTTGGATCAAGCTCAATATGAAATCGCCCCAATGGAGGAACTTATTCTGGAAAAATTTGAGGGCAGGCATCAGGCAACCGTTCTTAGCCATTCGGCAGAATTGATCCGTAAGAAAAAAGCATACCAGAAGTGTTTTTTTGAAGATGTCAAAACACACGGGCTTTTAATTTACAATGCTCCTTACTATTCTGTTTATCTTAAAAAGTATCGTCGAAGTTGGGAAACTGAATTTAAAGAGAAATATGAGAAAGAAAGAGTTCTAATAGCAGGACAGCTTTTTGCTGATGCTGAGCATTATTTGAGTGATAATAATGTTACTGTTAAAAGGGTGCTTTTTAGAAGAGTGATCGAGCAAATTGGTTTAGGACTCATTTATTTGCATTTGGGATATCTTTCAGATAAATTATCGATGAACAGTTTATTTTCATTATTAAAGTACATTCAGAGAATCGAGCTTCCTTTTGATCATGAAAATGAAAAAGAAGCTAAGATTTTACAATACCTGTTTGAAACAGCGGTAGTATCTATAAATAAAGAAGCACAAGATAACAATAGTGATTACGATAAATTGATCGAAAACAGATGTATCTTATTTTTAAAACATGCAAAAGATCAGGTTACGAAAGAAGCCATAAAATTAGACTTTAAGAAGCCAATATACTTTTAGTTGATTACTGAACTTGGTAAAGAGTTCTATTTTAAAATTGCACAAAGTCTTTTTGACTTGGTGCAATTTTTTTGGTTTATAAAGAGGAACTTTCTGAAAGTATCCTATGCTTTTGAAATAAATAAGAGATCAGAGTATAACTTCAGAAACAGAAAACTTTTAAAATCTGACTCATATTATCCCGACCTGATAGTATCTTATCCGATAGGCTTCTTGTGGTACTTTTTTTATAAAAATAGTGGAATTGAGTTTTTTTATTTTGTTTTATTTGCGCCAAATTTTGCCTTTATAAGTTGAAAATTTAACCGCTATCGTTGCCAAGTATCAGAATGAAAAAAAAAATTACGCTACTATTTGTTATAAAATCATTTTTGGTTTTCTCCCAGGAAACAGTTAAAAATGAATGGGCCGACTCCTCAAAAGTTGAAACCCTTCAAGAGATAAAAATTATTAAAAATAGGAGAAAAGCAGGAATCTATAAACTTCATTTGCCCAAAGAAATTTTGAAAAATGAAAACATGGGTAAAACGTTGCGACGGGTTGAGAACATTACTTTGGATAATAGCAAGACAGTTTATTTTAAAGGAAAAAAAATCAAAAACTATATTTATAATGACAAAGTAATCACTCAGGAAGAATTTTTCAAGTTATTGTCTGAGAACATTGTTTCCTTTCAGATTGTTGAGAATTATTTTAATTTGTCCAATGGCGAGACCGAACTTGTTATAAAAGTAAAGGACAATAATGGTAATGTTGATAATATAAAAGGTACAGTTGATGGAACGCTGGGGCTCTTGCAGGAGTTCAATTTTTTAGGGTTGAATCTGTTTTATAAAAAAAATAAATTTTCGACAATTCTGAATATTTCTAATCTTAAAAATGTTTCCGATAACAGTTCAGAAGAAATGTTCAATGATAAAACTTTAAACTATTCCAATCATAGGGTTTTGTATCAGTCAAATTTTTCAATGCTTACTATTTTTGAGATCGATAAGTCAAGCAGTCTTTCGCTGCGAAACAAATACTCCATAGTAGATGAAAACAGAAGGAGTATTTTTCCGGATTTATCAGAGGCATCTTATTTTTTTCTTATCCGGGATTATAACACAAATTTGAGGTACGAGAAGAAGACAGAAAATAATTTAGAGTATAAACTCAATTTAGATTATGTAAGTAACAATAATAAAATTGAGAATACGTCCAATAAGTCGAATCAAAAATTTACAGAATGGACGTTTAGTTCTTCGGTTTCAAAGTCAATTGATAAGCTTTATATTCAATCGGCACTGGTATTGACCTGTCGCAATTATGTTTTCGACAATGTAACAAACAGGAGTGAGGTGAAGCAAAATATAGTTACCCCTTTTATTAGTTTTAGTTACGATTTAAACCCTAATAATTCATTATCGTTTGGCAACAGATTTCAGTTCTCTCAGGATAAAGTAAACCATGAAGCTGTTTTTGATCATAATTTTTATCTGCCAAATTTCACCTATTTTTCGAAATTTGATTCGATAGTAGATTTGGAGTTCAATTATAAGCGGTACGTTGTCAGACCAAGTATAAGATCAATTTCTAATTTCACGTATCAGGACTTTAATAATAATTCAATTGTCAATCCTTCTTACTTAGAGCCGGAAATCAATAATTCGTTTTCTCTCGATTTGGTGAAGAATATAAAGAAAGTAGATATAACTCTAAACTTCGGTTACTTAACATCATCTAACAATATTTCTGTTGTTAATGAACTAAATGACTACAAAATGATCTCTGAAAATACAAATCTGGATTCTTATAATAGTAGTTCTGTTGGTACTTCAGTCTCATTTAAATTTTATAAAGAATCCAGATTTAATTTGAACTATAGTTATACCAAATTAAAAATGAAGAAGGAGAATGAGATCTATGAAGGTTTTGTAAATTATCTCGATTTATCGGTTAGCGGGAATATAGATAAAAGCACCATGTATTCAATCAACTCTTATTATATCGACAGGTTTTACGATTTTAATTTGTACCGTTCAGTGAAACCGGATATCTCGTTCAGTCTATCCCGAAATTTCTTAAAAGACAGATTAAATATCAATCTGGAGTATAGAAATATTTTGAATACTGATGCAAACAGAATGTTGCGATTTACAAATAATACCAATTATTATGCGTTAGACAACAGGAATACATCTCATATGATTTTAGTAAATGCATCCTACAATTTCGGAAAAACATTTAAAGTAAATCGCAAATACATTCGCAATATTAACTCGGATATGAAGCTGTAAACTGGTGTAAAGATTCATGTTATTTTTAATTTTATTAGGTGCTTCATAGATAAAAAAAAGCTTCAGATTTCTCTGAAGCTTTGTCTTGATGATGAGGTTCTTAAAAATTGGTGTTTACCTTTTTAGAACGGTCTGCAATGTAAGAGATAAGCCAGGTTATTGGGCCTTCTTTTACAAAATATATTTTTTTCTTCTCTAAATTAGGGATACTCTCCACACAAGCTTGTAGGATGTTATTTGCCGAAATAAGGTATTTCTGGTCGTATATATTTAATACTCTTGCAGCTTCGGCGTTGGTTTTAGCAAGGGTGTTAAACTTGTTGAAATTATTCTTTAGAATCGCATCGTAATCGATAACGTCTTCCAGTTTTATTGGCAGATAATGGTCTTTTGTATTTTCATTGTAATACAAGGTTGTAAAAGCCCATACAGCTCCACCGGACAGATAGATTTTTTCCTTTTTTAATAAAAGCGGATTTGCATCAAGCATATCCTTTATCTTTTTACGAACAATCGGATTAAAATCAAAAGATTTTTCCTGATACACGGCCATATCGCTGGCCTGACTTTGGTTTGCAACCGTTTTTTTTACGGCATCAGTAAGTGACATCGTACCAAAATCAAGTTCTAAAGGCATAAACTCTAATTTACCATCCTGAAGTTCGTCAATGTATCCACCTTTTGTACTTGCAGCACCAATATCAAGGTGCAGAGCGTTAGCATAATCAACAGGTGGTATAGAACCTTTAACCAGTATTTTAGCTTCCTCGTCAACATTGATAATATCAAGCTCTTTGTTAGTTAGCGTACTGATTTTGTTTTTTAAAGCATCAACGTTACGTGCAGATCCAAAAACAGAAGAAGCTACTAAAAAGATGTTCTCTTCCGGAATCTTAAATTGTGCTCTAATTTTGGTCAATTGAGTAAAAACAATTAAACCGGCTTTGTTGATATCTTCCTGAGTAAGCTCACCGGTAGCGGTGATATGTTTGGCGAAACTCAGACCTTCGTCATTGGAATAATAGATGATTTTGTAATCAGCTTTTTTAATGTTACTTACATCAAGAACAGAAACTTTTATCGTTCTGCGGCCGATTTCAATTCCGGCGAAAATATTTTTTTGAGCAAGAGTACTAATGGAGAAAAATAAACTGAAAAGTATAAAAACTAGAACTTTGGGGTTGTGTTTTTTAAGCATTGTATTTAGTTATGATTGTAATATAATTTATTGTTGATAAAAACTGTAGGTTGTTGTTGTTGTTGTTGTTGTTGTTGTTGTTGTTGTTGTTGTTTGAAAATTAAAGAGTTAAATTGAAAATGATAGTTTTGATGTAAAAAAGCAAAACCGAAAAGTGAATTTTTTAAGAGTGATTAAGAGGTTTTTGGAATCACTTTAAAAAGTAAAAAGGACTTCATAATTGTTAATGTGTAAATGACTAAATTAAGGTGTAATTCTTTATCAGGCCTGAAAAACAGCGCGCTAAAAAACTACTAAATATTTTAGGGCGCAAATTTATAAAAACAATTACGAATACAGCCCCAGTTATTAAGAAAACATATTATTTAATTGTTAAGCGGTGCAGGTATTTTGAGTTGGATGCATAATTTTCTTAAGTTTTGTACTTTTGTGTGTTCCGATTTTAGTGCAAAATGATGAGATTGATAGAGATAAGATATTTATTATTGTGCTGTTTAGGTTCAATAAAAAAGAATAAGAGATGAAACAAAATATTTATGATGATATTGATTTTTTTGAGAACTATGGTAAAATGCCGCGTTCGATAGAAGGTCTAAATGCAGCAGGAGAGTGGCATGTTTTAAAAAATATGCTGCCTGATTTTCAAGGGAAAAATGTTCTTGATCTTGGCTGTGGTTATGGCTGGCATTGTATTTATGCAAAAGAACAGGGAGCGGAGAATGTAATTGGAGTTGATTTGTCAAAGAAAATGACTGATAAAGCAAAGGAAAATTCTAAAGGACTATCAATAGAATATTATCAAAAACCAATTGAAGATATTCAATTTGAAAACGAGCAGTTTGATATTATTTTCAGTTCGCTTACGTTTCATTACATACAAGATTTGGAAGTTCTTTTTCGTAAAATAAATCAATATTTAAAAAGAGGAGGAAGTTTTGTTTTCTCTATGGAGCATCCTGTTTTTACTGCTAAAGCGGAGCAGGATTGGTATAAAGATGAGAATGAAAACCGACTGCATTGGCCGGTCGATCATTACCAGAACGAAGGCGAGCGACAAACCAATTTCTTAGGTCATAAAGTAGTGAAATACCATCGAACTGTAGCAAGTATTTTAAATGCTGTAATTCATTCAGGTTTTAATATTACACAAATATCCGAGCCTAAACCGTCGGATGAAATTATTGAAAAATACCCGGAAATGACAGACGAATTAAGAAGACCCATTTTTATCATGATTGCTGCCGGTAAATCATAAACCGATGATTATGTAGTACTAATAAATTACGGCTTATAATTCAGATTTTTTTAAGTAGTATTTCTAACATGAGCTTTAAAATTAAAAACTGAATTCGTATATTGTTCTGCTA
It encodes the following:
- a CDS encoding helix-turn-helix transcriptional regulator, which codes for MIVNRILQIIDYKGINRRKFYIETGLSNGFLDKVKDVGASKIEQILRIYPEINPEWLLTGKGHMLENAAFFEYEWGIKMSQIEEPSTIYEVTTTKTLKKQFVPVYDVENADGAVSLFKESEEKPIDYVSVPNLPKCDGAIYVSGDRMYPFLKSGDLIIYKKMSRRIEHIIWGEMYLISVVTDEPEEFLLIRWVQKSDKGEDWIKLVSENSRYESKDILLENVEGLALVKATIRINSNF
- a CDS encoding outer membrane beta-barrel protein; the protein is MKKKITLLFVIKSFLVFSQETVKNEWADSSKVETLQEIKIIKNRRKAGIYKLHLPKEILKNENMGKTLRRVENITLDNSKTVYFKGKKIKNYIYNDKVITQEEFFKLLSENIVSFQIVENYFNLSNGETELVIKVKDNNGNVDNIKGTVDGTLGLLQEFNFLGLNLFYKKNKFSTILNISNLKNVSDNSSEEMFNDKTLNYSNHRVLYQSNFSMLTIFEIDKSSSLSLRNKYSIVDENRRSIFPDLSEASYFFLIRDYNTNLRYEKKTENNLEYKLNLDYVSNNNKIENTSNKSNQKFTEWTFSSSVSKSIDKLYIQSALVLTCRNYVFDNVTNRSEVKQNIVTPFISFSYDLNPNNSLSFGNRFQFSQDKVNHEAVFDHNFYLPNFTYFSKFDSIVDLEFNYKRYVVRPSIRSISNFTYQDFNNNSIVNPSYLEPEINNSFSLDLVKNIKKVDITLNFGYLTSSNNISVVNELNDYKMISENTNLDSYNSSSVGTSVSFKFYKESRFNLNYSYTKLKMKKENEIYEGFVNYLDLSVSGNIDKSTMYSINSYYIDRFYDFNLYRSVKPDISFSLSRNFLKDRLNINLEYRNILNTDANRMLRFTNNTNYYALDNRNTSHMILVNASYNFGKTFKVNRKYIRNINSDMKL
- a CDS encoding exopolyphosphatase: MLKKHNPKVLVFILFSLFFSISTLAQKNIFAGIEIGRRTIKVSVLDVSNIKKADYKIIYYSNDEGLSFAKHITATGELTQEDINKAGLIVFTQLTKIRAQFKIPEENIFLVASSVFGSARNVDALKNKISTLTNKELDIINVDEEAKILVKGSIPPVDYANALHLDIGAASTKGGYIDELQDGKLEFMPLELDFGTMSLTDAVKKTVANQSQASDMAVYQEKSFDFNPIVRKKIKDMLDANPLLLKKEKIYLSGGAVWAFTTLYYNENTKDHYLPIKLEDVIDYDAILKNNFNKFNTLAKTNAEAARVLNIYDQKYLISANNILQACVESIPNLEKKKIYFVKEGPITWLISYIADRSKKVNTNF
- a CDS encoding class I SAM-dependent methyltransferase; amino-acid sequence: MKQNIYDDIDFFENYGKMPRSIEGLNAAGEWHVLKNMLPDFQGKNVLDLGCGYGWHCIYAKEQGAENVIGVDLSKKMTDKAKENSKGLSIEYYQKPIEDIQFENEQFDIIFSSLTFHYIQDLEVLFRKINQYLKRGGSFVFSMEHPVFTAKAEQDWYKDENENRLHWPVDHYQNEGERQTNFLGHKVVKYHRTVASILNAVIHSGFNITQISEPKPSDEIIEKYPEMTDELRRPIFIMIAAGKS